A genomic region of Leptolyngbya sp. FACHB-261 contains the following coding sequences:
- a CDS encoding GNAT family N-acetyltransferase, which yields MSLNIRDARLEDVETLFNIRTSVIENHQSREELAELGITPETVAEILRTDYRAWIAEIDKQPIAFSIANSTEKMIFGMFVLPAFEGRGAGRALMQRAEEWLWAQGSEEIWLLTGNDPKLRAYGFYLHLGWIPTEVQADEQIKFVKQRA from the coding sequence ATGAGTTTGAACATTCGAGACGCACGACTTGAAGATGTTGAGACGCTCTTCAACATCAGAACTAGCGTCATCGAGAATCATCAGTCCCGCGAGGAGCTGGCTGAGTTGGGAATCACCCCAGAAACAGTCGCTGAGATTCTGCGAACTGATTACCGAGCTTGGATTGCTGAAATAGACAAGCAACCTATCGCCTTTTCAATTGCAAATTCAACCGAGAAAATGATTTTTGGCATGTTTGTCCTGCCCGCTTTCGAAGGCCGTGGCGCAGGTCGTGCCCTCATGCAACGAGCCGAGGAATGGCTATGGGCACAGGGGAGTGAAGAGATCTGGTTACTCACAGGCAACGACCCAAAGCTCAGAGCTTATGGCTTTTACCTCCACCTAGGCTGGATTCCTACAGAAGTTCAAGCGGATGAGCAGATCAAATTTGTGAAACAAAGAGCTTAA